One part of the Nematostella vectensis chromosome 8, jaNemVect1.1, whole genome shotgun sequence genome encodes these proteins:
- the LOC116613027 gene encoding involucrin-like, which produces MLQHLQQQSRQQFELQQQEGMLQHLQQQSRQQFELQQQEGMLQHLQQQSRQQFDLQQQEGMLEHLQQQSRQQFELQQQEGMLQHLQQQTRQQFELQQQEGMLQHLQQQSRQQFDLQQQEGMLEHLQQQSHQQFELQQQEGLLQHLQQQSRQQFELQQQEGMLQHLQQQSRQQFELQQQEGMLQHLQQQSRQQFELQQQEGMLQHLQQQSRQQFELQQQEGMLQHLQQQSRQQFELQQQEGMLEHLQQQSRQQFELQQQQWQQQQRQWQQQLQQSQLEQRLQEMQLQQQMQIAQTKLLMSLIEKINKEQ; this is translated from the coding sequence ATGCTACAGCACCTTCAGCAACAAAGCCGCCAACAGTTTGAGCTGCAACAGCAGGAAGGAATGCTACAGCACCTTCAGCAACAAAGCCGCCAACAGTTTGAGCTGCAACAGCAGGAAGGAATGCTACAGCACCTTCAGCAACAAAGCCGCCAACAGTTTGACCTGCAACAGCAGGAAGGAATGCTAGAGCACCTTCAGCAACAAAGCCGCCAACAGTTTGAGCTGCAACAGCAGGAAGGAATGCTACAGCACCTTCAGCAACAAACCCGCCAACAGTTTGAGCTGCAACAGCAGGAAGGAATGCTACAGCACCTTCAGCAACAAAGCCGCCAACAGTTTGACCTGCAACAGCAGGAAGGAATGCTAGAGCACCTTCAGCAACAAAGCCACCAACAGTTTGAGCTGCAACAGCAGGAAGGACTGCTACAGCACCTTCAGCAACAAAGCCGCCAACAGTTTGAGCTGCAACAGCAGGAAGGAATGCTACAGCACCTTCAGCAACAAAGCCGCCAACAGTTTGAGCTGCAACAGCAGGAAGGAATGCTACAGCACCTTCAGCAACAAAGCCGCCAACAGTTTGAGCTGCAACAGCAGGAAGGAATGCTACAGCACCTTCAGCAACAAAGCCGCCAACAGTTTGAGCTGCAACAGCAGGAAGGAATGCTACAGCACCTTCAGCAACAAAGCCGCCAACAGTTTGAGCTGCAACAGCAGGAAGGAATGCTAGAGCACCTTCAGCAACAAAGCCGCCAACAGTTTGAGCTGCAACAGCAGCAATGGCAACAGCAACAACGGCAGTGGCAGCAACAGCTACAGCAATCCCAGCTGGAGCAGCGACTGCAAGAGATGCAGTTACAGCAGCAAATGCAAATTGCACAAACAAAGCTCTTGATGTCcctaatagaaaaaataaacaaggaGCAGTAA